The window GGTCGCTCCGCTCTCCGGCGATGCGGTGGGAGATCAGCCGGCGACGCTGCGGCAGCGGCTGCTTCTGGCTGGCCGCCAGTTCGGTGAGCGTCAGCCCGTCCTTGCGCCACGTGACGAGATGACCGGCCTCCGTGATCGCGATGCTGGCAGAGTAAACGCCGCGGTCGATCGTGCGCGCGGCGCGGATCTCGAACAACTCCGGATGCAGGACGCGGCCGTAGAGTTGGAAGACGAGGTCGGCGACGTGGGGACGAACCGAGAGCACGGGGCGCACGCTTTCCAAGGACACGACCGGCACCGGGCGGCGGACGCGGCGTCCACGATGGCCCGCCGCTTTCATGGTGAGTATAGGGCGACGCCGCGGCATGCACCAAGCGACGGTGAAACGCCGCGAGCGGCATGGAAAATCGGGCACGGCCCGCATGGTCAGGCGCTCACACGAGCCCCACGAGCATGTCGTACGCTGCATGCGTGCCGGCCGCGATCCCGAAGCCCCGCCAGAGGAACAGGCCGGCGAAGAACAGCCCCGCGATCGTACGAAAGGTGAAACTGTAGGGCTCGAACGTGTCGCCGAGCGGGCCCACGTAGTGCGCGGCGCTGAACAACAGGCTCGAAACGACGAGCCCGCCCACGGCAGCCCGCGGCACGGACATGCCCAGACGGGCGAAGCACCAGGCAAGCGCCGGCAACAGCAGGAGCCGAAACAGCACTTCTTCGTACAGTCCGGCCCCGCAAAACCCGATCAATCGGCTGAAAAAACCCTCCCGGGCGGCGTTGGCGGCCAGCGGCCAGAGCCGGTCCTGGAGCCGGGCGATGGCGACAAGCGCCATGGCCCAGAGCAGGCACTCCGCCGCCATGCCGGCGAGGACGGCGGGCGAAAACCGCCACCGGTCGTGCTCGACATGGTGCCAGGCCAACAGCCCGACGATCGTCAGCACCGGGAGCAGGAAATAGGAGCCGAAACCGAGGGCATCGAGCAGTTGCCGAAGCCAGACATCGGCACCGTTGCGGGGCGAACCGCGGCCGAGCATGAGCACGCCCCCTTCGTAGGCGAGCACGAGCGGCAGAGAGAACACCAGGCTCGTCAAAGGCGTCCGCGACAGCCGCCAGTAGGTGTCGGCGGCAGAAGCCGGGGCCGTCTCCTCGATGACAGCGCCAGAAAAATCAGCGCTCTGCGCGGATTCGATGGTGGCGAGCAGATCCTCGACGGGATCCGGACCTTCTCCCGACGATGACTGCGCTGCTGTCATGAAAAAAATTCTGTCCGCGCTGCCGCCCGTTTCATGGCCGGTTTTCTCATCCCGCGGACCAGTCGATGTCGCGCCACCACGGCATGTCCTTGACAAGATCGGACCGCGCCACAGAATGCCTCTCCATCACGTCGGCCCTGTGTGCGGACGACGCGATGCAACGAACTTCACGGCGTCGATCGCGAAAATCCTACCACTCTGACCGGTTGCCTGGCCAACGGCAGGTTCGGCGGGAATCGACGGTGAAATTGGGGGGCGACGACTTGAGGGATCGACAGTCGACGACCTTGGTCGTGGCCTGGATGTCCCCCCCGTTTTTTGCCGCGTCCGCTGCCGGGGGCGTCTCGTCCCCGGTGGTGGGCAGCGCGGTCTGAATTGGCTGTGCGTGCCCGGGAACCGGTAGAATCCTCCGGACCAATTCCAGGTCGCAGGAAACGCCATGGCACGATGCCTCATCGGATGCGGCTCGAATCTCGGCCGCCGCCGCGAGCAACTCGATTGTGCCGTCGAACTCCTGCGCTGCATGCCCGGCGTCTCCCTCCTCGCCGTCAGCCGCTACCGGGAGACGCGGCCGGTGGGGGGCCCCGCCGGGCAGCCGCCGTTTCTCAACGGCGCCTGTCTGATCGAGACGGGCCTGCCCCCCCACGACGTGCTCGGCATGCTCGCCGCCGTGGAGAACACGCTGCACCGTGAACGGGGCGATCATTGGGGCCCGCGGACGCTCGATCTCGACCTCCTCCTCTACGACGACGTCGTCCTCGACACTCCCACGCTCACGCTGCCGCATCCGCGGATGGTCACCCGGCGATTCGTGCTCGAGCCGGCTGCCGAGATCGCCGCCGGCCTGCACCATCCGCTTGCGGGCTGCACCGTCCAGGCTCTGCTCGACAATCTCTCCCGGCCCCACCCGCACGTCGCCATCGTCGGCGTGCCGGGAAGCGGCGCGCCGGCGGTGGCTGCGGCCGTGGCCGACGCGGTGATGGCCCGCGCGGTCCACGCTCCTGCGCAACTGCCCGTGGCCGGCCGTGCGGACGCCGCGACCTGGCTCGACACGCTCGCGGCCTGGGAACGGTCGCTCGGCCGGCTCGATTGGTGTGACGACCCCCACGGCACGATCGCCGACTTCTCGCTGGAGATGCTCCACGTCGCCGCCGCCGATCTTCCCGCCGCCGAGGCCGTTCACTTCGCCGCGGAGATCGATCGCGCGCTCCAGCAGACGGTCGCTCCGCAGGCGGTGATCCTGCTCACCGCCGACGCTGCGACGCTCGCCGGGCGAGCCTCCGTGTGCGCCCCGCGCGGCATCGCTGCGCCGGCACTCTCCGCCGCGTCGTGCGGCGTGGAACCGGACGCAGCGGGCGGCGCGGAACCGGGCGCAGCGGGCGGCGCGGAACCGGGCGCAGCGGGCGGCGCGGAACCGGGCGCAGCGAGCCGCGCCGCGCGGAACGCGAACCCGATCGTCTCCGGGCCGTCGCCCCGGCCGGTGGCGGACCTGCTCGCCATGCAGGAGCGGCTGGGACGACTGCTGCACCGGCCGGACCGGACGCGGCCACTGGCGGTGATGACGATCGACGCCGCGAACCTGGCGCGGGCGGCAGCCGAGGCGACGGCCGCGGTCGAGGCGATGATCTGATGCCCGCCGCGCCGCTCGTCGTCGCCGATCCGGCCACGATGCGGGCCGCGGTGCTCGCGGCCCGAGCCGCGGGCCGCCGCGTGGGCTTCGTGCCCACCATGGGCGCGCTGCACGAGGGGCATGCGAGCCTCGTCGCCGCCGCCGCCGCAGACAGCGCCGACGTCGTCGTGTCGGTTTTCGTGAACCCCACGCAGTTCGGACCCGGTGAGGACTTCGACCGCTACCCGCGTACGTTCGCCGCCGACTGCGACCTGCTCGCCGCGCATGGCGTGCGCTGGGTCTACGCTCCCGCCGCCGCCGCCGTCTACCCGCCCGGCGACGCCACGCGGGTCGTGGTCGGCGGGCCGGCCCTCGGCTTCGAGGGGGCGATCCGCCCGGGGCACTTTTCCGGCGTGGCCACGGTCGTCTGCCGACTGTTCCTCGCCGTGCCCGCGGACGTGGCCTACTTCGGCGCCAAGGACTGGCAGCAGACGCTCGTTGTGCGGCGCATGGTCGCCGACCTCGGCCTGCCGATCGAGATCGTCGTCCGGCCGACCGTTCGCGAGGCCGACGGGCTGGCGCTGAGTTCGCGCAACCGTTATCTCTCGGCGGCCGACCGGGGCCGGGCGCCGGTGCTGGCGGCGAGCCTTGCCGCAGCAGCGTCGCTCTGGGAGGCGGGCGCCGCGCCGGCCGACATCGTGGCGGCGATGCGGGCCCGGCTCGCTGCGGCGAACGTGGCGATCGACTATGCGGCGATCGTCGATCCCGAGTCGCTCGCCGCGGAGATCGACGAGACCGTCGGGGCCGTGGCCCTCGTCGCCGGCCGGCTGGGCACGACGCGACTCATCGACAACCGACTGCTTCCTCCGCGGCAGGCAGGCCCGCGATGAGATCGACGCTGTTTCACGTGCCGCTGCAGATCGGCGGGGTGCCGCTCTTCGGCTGGGGACTGGTGCTTCTCCTGTGGGCCGTCGTCGCCTGCTTCGCGATCGTCCGCGCCACGCGCCGCGAGGGGCTCGGCGCCGCGCTCACCGGCCTCGGCCTGCCGCTGGCCGTCGCCGGCGCGGTGATCGTCTGGGGGCTGCCGGCGATCGCCGACGGTGCCGGGCTGCCGGTGCGCGGCTATGGCGTCATGCTGCTCCTCGCCGCCGCCGCGGGCACCTGGCTCTCCGTGCGGCGCGGGGTGCGATACGGCTTCGACGCCGACACGATCATCGCCCTCGGTACGGAGGTCTTCCTGTGGGGGATCGTCGGGGCGCGGCTGTTCTACGTCATTCAATACCGGGCCGCGTTCTTCGACGCCGGGATCGCGGCCGCCATCCCCCGGATCCTCAACGTCGCCCAGGGCGGGCTCGTCGTGTTCGGCTCGCTGCCGACGGCGGCCCTTGCCGCCGGGCTGTTCGCCAGGCGCCGCGGCCTCTCCATCCTGCGGCTCGCCGACTGCATCGCGCCGGGCCTGCTCCTCGGGCTGGCGATCGGCCGGGTCGGCTGCTTCTTGAACGGCTGCTGCTACGGCGGGCCCTGCGACCTGCCCTGGGCGGTGCAGTTTCCGCCCGACAGCCCGGCGTGGCTCGACCAGCAGGCCCGCGGCCTGTTGCCTGCGGTCGCGGCGGGGGCGGCCCCGCCGTGGAGCCTGCCCGTCCACCCTGCGCAACTGTACGCGGCGATCGACGCCGCGCTGCTCGCCGCACTCGCCGTCGCGGCGACCCCGTGGCTGCGGCGCGCGGGGGAGGTTTTCGCGCTGGTGCTCACGCTCCACCCCGTGTCGCGCCTGCTGCTCGAGGCGATCCGCGTGGACGAGCCGTCATTGTCGCCGTATCTGCCGCTGACCATATCGCAGGCGATCGCCCTGGTGCTGCTGGCGCTGGCGGCGGCGTTGTGGTGGTGGATCGGCCGACAGTCCGGGGGCCCGGAGGGGCATGACCGCCGGGGCGGGGCGAGGGGGTTTTGAACGCCGTGGCCCCCCCGGTACCTTGACCTTCCCGGACTTTTCCGGCGGGAACTTTTTCCGCCCAGATCGCATCGAAGTTTCAGGGCAGACGCACGTGGTCCCGCACACCGACCCAACGCGAGCAGCCCCGGTCAGCGGCCCCCCCGCCACCGACCGGGAGCTCGTCGCCGGGGCGGTGGACGGCGACCGCGCCGCGTTCGCGCTGCTCGTCGAACGGCACCAGGGGCGGATCCTCGCGCTCCTGGAGCGGCTCACGGGCTGCCACGAGCAGGCCCGCGACCTGGCCCAGGAAACGTTCGTATCCGCCTTCAGAAAACTCTCCTCGTTCGCGCACCGCAGCGAGTTCTCCACATGGCTCTATCGCATCGCCTGCAATCATGCGGCCGCCTTTCTGCGCAAGCGGCGCCGGCCGGCCACGGTCGATGCCGCCCTGCCCGGCGGCGGCCTGTGCGGCGCGCTGGAGCCGGCGGCGACCGGGCCGGGGGTGTCGGCGCGGCTGGAGCACGCGGAGCTCTCCGCGCGGCTCTCGGCGGCGCTCGGGCGACTGGACGACCGCTACCGCGAGGTCGTGGTTCTCGCCGACATGCACGACGCGAGCTACGAGGAGGTCGCAGCGGCCCTCGACATTCCCCTGGGCACCGTCCGCAGCCGGCTGCATCGCGGCCGGCTCGAACTCCGCCGCCTGCTCGCCGACTGGATCGCACACGAGGAGCACGATGAACGACGAGCCTGATGGTCGGACCATCCGCGCCGACGACCCGCGCCTGAGCGAATGGATCGACGGCCGGCTGCCGGCCGCCGAGGCCGCTATAGTCGCGCGGAGCGTGGCGGCTTCGCCGGAGCTCACGCGGGTCGTGGCCGACCTGCGCCGGCTCAAGGCGCTGCTCGCCGGCGCGCCGGCCCGGCCGGCGCCTGCCGGCTTCGTGGCCGAGGTGCTGGCCGCGCTCGACGCGCCGCCCCGGCTGGCGCCGGGCACGGCCGCCGGTTCCGGGGGCGGCCCGGCCGACTCCCGGATCGATGCCGAGTGGGAGCGGATCGAACTGGAGCGGCTCGCGGACGAGATCGCCGAGGCTCGCGAGGACGCGGCCGTGGCCGAGACGACCACCGAGCCACGGCGTCCCTGGCCGTGGATGACGATGCTGGCCGCACTTGCCGCTGGCCTGCTCGTCGCGTCGTTCGTCAACATGCCGCCGCTGCACAGCGTGCTGGTCGAGAAGGACCGCGACGTAGCGCTGCGCGGCGCGGGACATCCGCAGGAGGGCCTGTCGCGGACGGTGGACGAGTTCTTCGCCGAGTCGGACGGCGATGGGGCGGCCGAAGCGAAGCCTGCCTACGCGCGGTCTGATGAACGCAGTGCGGCGAAGCGGAACCCGGATCTGGCGGCGGACGACCTGGTCAAGAAGGCAGCCCCGGTCGCAGCGGCTCCCGCGGCTGAGAACATGCAGGACGAGTACGGGCTCGCGGCAGGTGCAGACCAAACGCGTAAAGAGGCCTTGGCCGAATCGACCGAGTCGCAGAGCACCACCAGGAAGGGCGCCGCGATGCCGGGCAGCCCGACGCCTGGCTCCGGTGATCTCGCCGCGAGCACGAGGGCTGCCGAGGGCGGCGGTGGCGGTGGCGGTGGCGGGACCGATCCGCGGAGTCGCGAAGACCTCCCGGAGTCGCTCGGCAACCGACGCGATACCACCGCACCGGTGGTCGTCGTGGTGCGGGGACCGGAAGGGCGGGCCGAGTTCTCGGCGCTGCTCGCGGCACGCAACATCGGTTTCACGCGGCGGCCAGCCGAGAAGATGAGGGAACTGCTGGCGGAGAAGGCCTCGACCAAGCCGGGTGCACTGTCGGCAAGCGCAGAAGGGGAGCGCCGCGAAGCGGGAAAGGCGGACGATCTCGAGCGCAATGGACTGCCGGAAGCCCCCCAGACCGCCTTCGCGGCCCGGGCCGCCGTGGAGAGCATGTCGGGTACCGAAGAGGTGATCGCGATCTCCGGATCGCCGGCGGCCATCGGCGAACTCCTCGCCTTCCTCGAGGCCGGCCGCGGGAATGACTTGGACTTGAAGGTGAAGGGAAGGGCCGAAGCCCTGAAGAGACTGGCCCGCGACGAGGCGAAGCAAGACGTTGCTGTCGACAAGGTCGCTGCGGAGCGGGCGCGGGGTGCCGGGGGCCCAGCGGGGGAAACACTCGATCGCAACGCAGTCGATGGCGAAAAACTCGCCAGGCCGGCGGCAAAAGTCGCCACCGCCGCCGAGGCGACGGTCATGACGATGCTCGTCCGGCTGGTGGACGTCGGTCCGGCTACCGCGGCGGCCAAACCGGCCGGGCCGACCGCCGCGGCGGAGCCGGCGGCCCCGGCAGCGGGTGAAGCCCAGGGGGCCGGCGAGCGGCAAACGCCATGAGCGGCGAACCCGGCGACCCGGCGGGAACGGCCGGGCCGGCTCCGCGACGGCACCTTCCCCCGGACGCCATCACGATCCGCTGCCGCCTGGACGGGCCGCTCGTCGTGGAAATGCCCACCGGAGACCAGTTCGCGGGTCTCCGACTTCGGGTCACCGACCACGCCAACCGGGAGTTTTGCCTGCCGGCAGACGGCCGGGCGGTCGCCCTCTGCCGGTGTGGCCGGTCAGGCAACCGGCCGTTTTGCGACGGCAGCCACAAAAACGCCTGTTTTTCCGGCACTGAGGAGGCTCCCGACTCAGGCGGCTGAGGCCGGCAGCTCCGTTCAGGCGCCTCCCGGTGGGGCTGTGCCGGATGGGTCGACCATTCATGGGCCGTAAACCTTTCCCCGGAAAACACTTGCATCGCTTCCTGGACCCCCAAAACGGTCCATCACACCCGGGTTCGATATGGACTGGCTCGCCCGATACCGGTAGGGTTGATGACCCGGTCCGGGGATTTTCCCCGTCCCGCCGCCCCGGATGGCATCGATGTCCCACCACGGCCCCAACCTCTACCAGCGGTATAGCGTGGGGATCATGGCGGTCCTGGTCTTCCTCCTGCCCCTGGTGGTGGTGGGGGCGATCCGGGCCAAGGGGAACAACCGCAACGACGTGAAGGGCTGGCTGCCCCTCGAATACCCGGAAACCCAGACCTACCGGTTTTTCCGCCAGAATTTCGCGGGTGAGGAGTTCATCCTCGTCAGTTGGGAAGGCTGCACGATGGCCGACCCCCGCCTGGAAATGCTGGCCAAAAAGCTGATTCCGCCCCCCCAGGAGGCCTGGCGGATCGACCGGCCGGCCTATTTCAAGTCAGCCCAAACGGGCCCCCGGGCCGTCGACCGGATGAGTGCAGATCCCCTGAAACTCGA of the Planctomycetia bacterium genome contains:
- a CDS encoding CAAX amino protease, which translates into the protein MTAAQSSSGEGPDPVEDLLATIESAQSADFSGAVIEETAPASAADTYWRLSRTPLTSLVFSLPLVLAYEGGVLMLGRGSPRNGADVWLRQLLDALGFGSYFLLPVLTIVGLLAWHHVEHDRWRFSPAVLAGMAAECLLWAMALVAIARLQDRLWPLAANAAREGFFSRLIGFCGAGLYEEVLFRLLLLPALAWCFARLGMSVPRAAVGGLVVSSLLFSAAHYVGPLGDTFEPYSFTFRTIAGLFFAGLFLWRGFGIAAGTHAAYDMLVGLV
- the panC gene encoding pantothenate synthetase; this translates as MRAAVLAARAAGRRVGFVPTMGALHEGHASLVAAAAADSADVVVSVFVNPTQFGPGEDFDRYPRTFAADCDLLAAHGVRWVYAPAAAAVYPPGDATRVVVGGPALGFEGAIRPGHFSGVATVVCRLFLAVPADVAYFGAKDWQQTLVVRRMVADLGLPIEIVVRPTVREADGLALSSRNRYLSAADRGRAPVLAASLAAAASLWEAGAAPADIVAAMRARLAAANVAIDYAAIVDPESLAAEIDETVGAVALVAGRLGTTRLIDNRLLPPRQAGPR